In Thauera sedimentorum, a single genomic region encodes these proteins:
- the napF gene encoding ferredoxin-type protein NapF: MGIPVETVSLSRRGFLRGRLRTVLPGLRPPWAPGEEEFVARCTRCDACVQACPTAIIVHGDGGYPVIDFSRGECSFCGECVDRCEPAALRRVEGREPWALKAAAGESCLAQQGVECRVCGECCERSAIRFRPRLGGVALPELDAAACNGCGACVAPCPVGAIAMENEG; encoded by the coding sequence GGGGATTCCCGTGGAAACCGTATCTCTGTCGCGTCGGGGCTTCCTGCGCGGCCGTCTCCGCACCGTCCTTCCCGGCCTGCGCCCGCCCTGGGCGCCAGGCGAAGAAGAGTTCGTCGCGCGTTGCACCCGCTGTGATGCCTGCGTGCAGGCCTGTCCCACGGCGATCATCGTGCACGGCGACGGCGGTTACCCGGTGATCGATTTTTCCCGTGGCGAATGCAGCTTCTGTGGCGAGTGCGTCGACCGCTGCGAGCCGGCCGCCCTGCGGCGCGTCGAAGGCCGCGAGCCGTGGGCGCTGAAGGCGGCGGCCGGCGAAAGCTGCCTGGCCCAGCAGGGCGTGGAGTGCCGCGTGTGCGGCGAATGCTGCGAGCGCTCGGCGATCCGCTTCCGCCCGCGCCTGGGCGGCGTGGCGCTGCCGGAGCTGGATGCCGCTGCGTGCAATGGATGCGGCGCCTGCGTGGCGCCTTGCCCGGTAGGGGCGATTGCAATGGAGAACGAGGGATGA
- a CDS encoding chaperone NapD codes for MNIASLVVRAKPEHFALLEELYRGIPGVEVHGRCEQTGHMVVTVEDGEGYATTDSILAVSMAEHALSVTLAYEYTDEGLELQEA; via the coding sequence ATGAACATCGCAAGTCTGGTGGTCCGCGCCAAGCCGGAACACTTCGCGCTGCTGGAGGAGCTGTACCGCGGCATTCCCGGCGTGGAGGTGCACGGTCGCTGCGAGCAGACCGGCCACATGGTCGTCACCGTGGAAGACGGCGAGGGCTACGCAACAACCGATTCGATTCTGGCGGTGAGCATGGCCGAGCATGCGCTCAGCGTGACCCTCGCCTACGAGTACACCGACGAAGGTCTTGAATTACAGGAGGCATGA